The following coding sequences lie in one Pirellulales bacterium genomic window:
- a CDS encoding terpene cyclase/mutase family protein: protein MAPQAGRAAELVVEEVEALELPRRPLGLTLFSAFDILGGLFGTCAAALGLIGAVKPRFNPGGVLGFIETAANALGFVGGAVLLVAGIGMFALRPWARKLALGYCLYQIGMGLAWNGLTLVAVFLAPPAAAGGAAATSIVLVGATVVSLIFSVGYALLQFVYLMRPAVHGVFAGLTPDDVAAASSDASGWLRTTPGWVTSMVVHASILLMLGLLTIQEQVKELAPDLTALRTESLAEVEELAPEEELAPVDVNVEQQVESVDASSDVVGTESVDVTEMLDEGAAAPNIEATADIGPIEVATSDLVSSAVGTTNKNSLGGRAGAAKMALVAQGGGNQQSEDAVARGLKWLAEHQNPDGSWSFEHNKGRCQGRCKSNGKIANGQNGATAIALLPFLGAGATHREGRYKKVVQTGLAYLINNMKVDANGGSLIDGGSMYSHGLGSICICEAYAMTEDRNLFNAAQQAVNFIVYAQDPVGGGWRYGPRQPGDTSVVGWQLMALRSAHMGYLEVPQSVIAGAANFLNTTQTDGGAAYGYTGPENRPSTTAIGLLCRMYMGWKKDEPALVRGVERLSQMGPAKDDVYYNYYATQVMHHMGGEKWTKWNTVMRDHLVNTQSREGHEDGSWYFKDGPHNDAGGRLYVTAMCIMTLEVYYRYLPLYREEASEVEAAEESPKPAAAAGGE from the coding sequence GTGGCACCACAGGCAGGGCGCGCGGCCGAACTCGTCGTGGAAGAGGTCGAGGCGTTGGAATTGCCGCGCCGCCCGTTAGGGCTGACCCTGTTTTCGGCGTTCGACATTCTGGGCGGATTGTTCGGCACGTGTGCAGCGGCCTTGGGTTTGATTGGTGCCGTGAAGCCTCGATTCAATCCTGGCGGCGTGTTGGGATTCATTGAAACCGCGGCCAATGCGCTGGGCTTCGTCGGCGGTGCCGTGCTGCTCGTCGCGGGCATCGGCATGTTTGCCTTACGCCCGTGGGCCCGCAAGCTGGCCTTGGGCTACTGCTTGTATCAGATCGGCATGGGGCTCGCCTGGAACGGCTTGACGCTCGTTGCGGTGTTCCTGGCGCCGCCCGCGGCCGCGGGCGGGGCTGCGGCGACCTCGATCGTGCTTGTCGGGGCGACTGTCGTCTCGCTCATTTTTTCGGTGGGATATGCGCTGCTGCAGTTCGTCTACCTGATGCGGCCGGCAGTGCACGGCGTTTTCGCAGGGCTGACGCCCGACGACGTCGCCGCGGCATCGTCCGACGCAAGCGGCTGGTTGCGGACCACACCGGGTTGGGTCACCAGCATGGTCGTGCACGCCTCGATCCTGCTGATGCTCGGTCTGCTGACGATCCAGGAGCAGGTCAAAGAACTGGCGCCCGACCTGACGGCGTTGCGCACCGAGTCGTTGGCCGAAGTCGAGGAGCTGGCGCCCGAGGAGGAGTTGGCCCCGGTCGATGTGAACGTCGAACAGCAGGTCGAGTCGGTGGATGCGAGCTCGGACGTCGTCGGCACCGAATCGGTCGACGTGACGGAGATGCTCGACGAGGGCGCCGCGGCGCCGAATATCGAAGCCACGGCCGACATCGGGCCGATCGAAGTCGCGACGAGCGACCTGGTGTCGTCGGCCGTCGGCACGACGAACAAGAACAGTCTGGGCGGCCGCGCCGGCGCGGCGAAGATGGCGCTGGTGGCCCAAGGCGGTGGCAATCAACAAAGCGAAGATGCCGTGGCGCGCGGGCTGAAGTGGTTGGCCGAACACCAGAATCCCGACGGCAGTTGGAGCTTCGAGCACAACAAAGGCCGCTGCCAAGGGCGCTGCAAGTCGAACGGCAAGATCGCCAACGGGCAGAACGGCGCGACGGCCATCGCCTTGTTGCCCTTCCTCGGCGCCGGCGCGACGCATCGCGAAGGCCGGTATAAGAAGGTCGTGCAGACGGGGCTCGCCTACCTGATCAACAACATGAAGGTCGACGCCAACGGCGGTTCGCTGATCGACGGCGGCAGCATGTACTCGCATGGGCTCGGTTCGATCTGCATTTGTGAAGCGTATGCGATGACCGAAGACCGCAACCTGTTCAACGCCGCGCAGCAGGCGGTGAACTTCATCGTCTATGCCCAGGACCCGGTCGGCGGCGGCTGGCGATATGGTCCCCGGCAGCCGGGCGACACTTCGGTCGTCGGCTGGCAGTTGATGGCGCTGCGCAGCGCACACATGGGCTACCTGGAAGTGCCGCAATCGGTGATCGCCGGAGCCGCCAATTTTCTGAATACGACGCAGACCGACGGCGGCGCGGCGTACGGCTATACGGGCCCGGAGAATCGCCCCTCGACCACGGCGATCGGCCTGTTGTGCCGGATGTACATGGGCTGGAAGAAAGATGAGCCGGCCCTGGTTCGCGGTGTCGAGCGGCTCAGCCAGATGGGTCCCGCGAAGGACGACGTTTACTACAACTACTACGCCACGCAGGTCATGCACCATATGGGTGGCGAGAAATGGACCAAGTGGAACACGGTGATGCGCGATCACCTGGTCAATACGCAATCGCGAGAAGGCCACGAGGACGGCAGTTGGTATTTCAAAGACGGCCCGCACAACGACGCCGGCGGACGGCTCTACGTCACGGCGATGTGCATCATGACGCTCGAGGTTTATTACCGGTACTTGCCGCTGTATCGCGAGGAAGCGAGCGAAGTCGAAGCGGCTGAAGAATCGCCCAAACCCGCGGCCGCCGCCGGCGGCGAATAG
- a CDS encoding terpene cyclase/mutase family protein, with amino-acid sequence MPPSIGVPSARAGRRWRGAAGRALQALLGGLFSHRFTSFATSCLFHTLALLVAALITLAVRAPVANKSLTVHLTPESAELEGPQGDGPLLDIDVENLTGDALQAAPDTLLSVPGPDADDAAEAETPNSGELDLTAGAPAGRGQLVSRRGGGLEGRGADARGGLVAAGGGDGASEQAVARGLRWLAAHQQPDGGWDFDHTKGPCRGMCRNPGQSPSTTGATGVALLAFLGAGQTHLAGEYQDVVRQGLYYLGNHTLVTPQGGDLREGSMYGHALAAWALCEAFALSDDPALGQLAQQAVDFMVYAQDAGGGGWRYTPGQPGDLSVTGWHFMALKAAQLGYRQIPPQTLERATRFLDSVQGERGARYGYQDGSGTETMTAVGLLCRMFAGCRRDDPGLVAGCEYLSGLGPASDNMYFNYYATQVLFHHGGPRWQAWNAAMKPLLLQTQATEGHESGSWYFSGGKCEKGGRLFSTALAVMTLEVYYRYLPLYRTESVLGR; translated from the coding sequence GTGCCGCCATCGATCGGGGTGCCGTCCGCGCGCGCAGGGCGACGTTGGCGCGGTGCCGCCGGGCGCGCGCTCCAGGCGTTGCTGGGTGGGCTGTTCAGCCATCGCTTTACGAGCTTTGCCACGAGTTGCTTGTTTCACACGCTGGCACTGCTGGTTGCGGCGCTGATCACTCTGGCTGTGCGCGCGCCCGTGGCGAACAAATCCCTGACCGTGCACCTGACGCCGGAATCCGCCGAACTCGAAGGTCCGCAGGGGGACGGGCCGTTGCTCGACATCGACGTCGAGAATTTGACCGGCGACGCGCTCCAGGCAGCGCCCGATACGCTGCTAAGCGTGCCGGGCCCTGACGCGGACGATGCCGCCGAGGCCGAAACGCCGAACAGCGGCGAGCTCGATCTGACGGCCGGCGCGCCGGCGGGCCGCGGGCAATTGGTGAGTCGGCGCGGCGGCGGTCTCGAAGGGCGTGGGGCCGATGCCCGCGGCGGACTCGTGGCGGCCGGCGGAGGCGATGGCGCCAGCGAGCAGGCCGTCGCGCGCGGGCTGCGCTGGCTGGCCGCACATCAGCAGCCCGACGGCGGTTGGGACTTCGACCATACGAAAGGTCCCTGTCGGGGCATGTGCCGCAATCCGGGCCAGTCGCCGTCGACGACCGGCGCGACGGGCGTGGCGTTGCTGGCGTTTCTCGGCGCAGGACAGACCCACCTGGCAGGCGAGTATCAAGACGTCGTTCGCCAGGGCCTTTACTATCTCGGCAATCACACGCTGGTCACGCCGCAAGGCGGCGATCTTCGCGAAGGTTCGATGTATGGCCACGCGTTGGCGGCCTGGGCCTTGTGCGAGGCGTTTGCCTTGTCCGACGATCCAGCGCTGGGCCAGCTCGCGCAGCAAGCGGTCGACTTCATGGTCTATGCCCAGGACGCAGGTGGCGGCGGCTGGCGCTATACGCCCGGCCAGCCGGGCGATCTCAGCGTGACCGGCTGGCACTTCATGGCGCTCAAGGCGGCGCAGCTGGGCTACCGGCAGATCCCGCCGCAGACGCTCGAACGTGCCACGCGCTTTCTCGATTCGGTGCAGGGCGAGCGCGGCGCGCGCTACGGCTATCAGGACGGCAGCGGCACCGAGACCATGACCGCCGTGGGGCTGCTGTGCCGCATGTTCGCCGGCTGCCGCCGCGACGATCCAGGCCTCGTGGCCGGCTGCGAATATCTCTCGGGCCTCGGTCCGGCCAGCGACAACATGTACTTCAACTACTACGCCACGCAGGTCCTGTTTCATCATGGCGGCCCGCGCTGGCAGGCCTGGAACGCCGCCATGAAGCCGCTGTTGCTGCAGACGCAGGCCACCGAGGGGCACGAATCGGGAAGCTGGTATTTCAGCGGCGGCAAGTGCGAGAAAGGCGGCCGGTTGTTCAGCACGGCACTGGCCGTGATGACGCTCGAAGTGTATTACCGTTATCTACCGCTGTACCGCACCGAGAGCGTTCTCGGCCGGTAG
- a CDS encoding enoyl-CoA hydratase/isomerase family protein codes for MSEPLVRLHIQVPVATITLNRPAQRNALNAALVSELSQALGDLHQERRVKAVVLAGAGQAFSSGTDLREIAADQGAEHPPGHWGDEAATLVELLEDLLRFPKPLVAAVGGPALGTGLALVLACDLVIAAPGAQFGAPEVHRGLVAGVVAPLLAFRCGAAVAARLLITGEPLSADEARTLGLVSRIVEAGDLLPQAGEMAQRCVQGPREGLQMAKRLLNETIGEQLPALLASGAAASATARTTEAAAEGVKAFLEKRPPVWPAG; via the coding sequence ATGAGCGAGCCCTTGGTGCGGTTGCACATCCAGGTACCGGTGGCCACCATCACCCTCAACCGTCCCGCGCAGCGCAACGCGCTCAATGCGGCGCTGGTGAGCGAGCTGTCGCAGGCGCTTGGCGACTTGCATCAGGAGCGTCGCGTCAAGGCGGTCGTGCTGGCCGGGGCAGGCCAGGCGTTTTCGTCGGGCACCGATCTGCGCGAGATCGCCGCCGACCAGGGCGCGGAACACCCGCCCGGCCACTGGGGCGACGAAGCGGCAACGCTCGTCGAGTTGCTCGAAGACCTGTTGCGGTTTCCCAAGCCGCTGGTGGCCGCCGTGGGCGGGCCGGCCCTGGGTACAGGGCTGGCGCTGGTGCTCGCGTGCGATCTGGTCATCGCCGCGCCGGGCGCGCAATTCGGTGCGCCCGAGGTTCACCGCGGCCTGGTGGCGGGCGTCGTGGCACCTTTGCTCGCCTTTCGCTGCGGCGCGGCGGTCGCCGCGCGGCTGCTAATCACCGGCGAGCCGCTCTCGGCCGACGAGGCGCGCACGCTGGGCCTGGTGAGCCGCATCGTCGAAGCCGGCGATCTGCTGCCGCAGGCCGGCGAAATGGCCCAGCGATGCGTGCAGGGCCCGCGCGAAGGCCTGCAGATGGCCAAGCGGCTGTTGAACGAGACGATCGGCGAACAACTGCCGGCGCTCTTGGCGTCGGGCGCCGCGGCCAGCGCCACGGCCCGTACGACCGAAGCCGCCGCCGAAGGCGTAAAGGCATTCCTCGAAAAGCGCCCGCCGGTCTGGCCCGCGGGCTGA
- a CDS encoding acyl-CoA carboxylase subunit beta, with amino-acid sequence MYALVQRFAQDEARLRLGGGPKAIERQHEKKRLTARERIDRLIDPGTGFHEIGLWAAFEMYDEHGGCPCGGVVCGVGTVCGRRYMIIANDATVKAGAFFPTTTKKVLRSQKIAMQNRLPLIYLVDSAGAFLPLQEEVFPDEDDFGRIFRNNAVISASGLGQISAIMGNCVAGGGYLPVLCDKLLMTEGSGLYLAGPALVRSAIGQKASHEELGGAEMHAQISGTIDYRDPTDEACLERLRRIVALQAPDPETPPAPYRRAASTPPGRPDTDLYDLVQPDARKEYDVRDVIDCIADRDSFEEFKPEYGQSMVCGTARIGGFSVGIVANQHRTVKPADGPIQFGGVIYVDSAEKSARFIMNCNQDWLPIIFLQDVNGFMVGRDSERAGIIKAGAKLVNAISNSRVPKLTVILGGSFGAGNYALCGKGFDPRLLFAWPNSRTAVMGGDQATGTLLEVAIKSLERQGHKADAAELEAMRSKIKAEYDRHMDVRYGAARLWVDKIIDPARTRDELVWALETCTRHVPDEPFKLGVFQV; translated from the coding sequence ATGTATGCCCTCGTCCAGCGCTTTGCCCAAGACGAGGCGCGATTGCGGCTGGGCGGGGGGCCCAAGGCCATCGAACGGCAGCACGAAAAGAAACGCCTGACCGCCCGCGAAAGGATTGACCGGCTGATCGATCCCGGCACGGGCTTTCACGAAATCGGGCTATGGGCCGCCTTCGAGATGTACGACGAGCACGGCGGCTGCCCGTGCGGTGGCGTGGTTTGCGGCGTGGGCACCGTCTGCGGGCGGCGCTACATGATCATCGCCAACGACGCCACGGTGAAAGCCGGTGCGTTTTTTCCCACCACGACCAAGAAAGTGCTGCGGTCCCAAAAAATCGCAATGCAGAATCGCTTGCCGCTCATCTACCTGGTCGATTCGGCGGGGGCCTTCCTGCCGTTGCAGGAAGAAGTGTTTCCCGACGAGGACGACTTCGGGCGGATTTTTCGCAACAACGCCGTGATCTCGGCCAGCGGTCTCGGCCAGATCTCGGCCATCATGGGCAACTGCGTCGCTGGCGGCGGCTATTTGCCGGTGCTCTGCGACAAGCTGCTGATGACCGAGGGCTCGGGCCTGTACCTCGCCGGGCCAGCGCTGGTGCGCAGCGCCATCGGTCAAAAGGCCTCGCACGAGGAGCTGGGCGGCGCGGAAATGCATGCCCAGATCAGCGGCACGATCGACTATCGCGACCCGACCGACGAGGCCTGCCTCGAGCGGCTGCGACGGATCGTGGCGTTACAGGCGCCCGATCCCGAGACGCCTCCGGCACCGTACCGGCGCGCCGCCAGCACGCCGCCCGGGCGCCCCGACACGGACCTGTACGACCTCGTTCAGCCCGACGCCCGCAAAGAGTACGACGTTCGCGACGTGATCGACTGCATCGCCGATCGCGACAGTTTCGAGGAGTTCAAGCCGGAGTATGGCCAGTCGATGGTCTGCGGTACGGCCCGGATCGGTGGATTTTCCGTGGGGATCGTGGCCAACCAGCATCGCACGGTCAAACCGGCCGATGGCCCGATCCAATTTGGCGGCGTGATCTACGTCGATAGCGCCGAGAAGTCGGCGCGGTTCATCATGAACTGCAACCAGGACTGGCTGCCGATCATCTTTCTGCAAGACGTCAACGGTTTCATGGTCGGCCGCGACAGCGAACGCGCCGGCATCATCAAGGCCGGTGCCAAGCTGGTCAACGCGATCAGCAACAGCCGCGTGCCGAAGCTGACCGTGATCCTCGGCGGCTCGTTCGGCGCGGGCAACTATGCTCTCTGCGGCAAAGGCTTCGATCCGCGGCTGCTGTTCGCCTGGCCCAATTCGCGCACGGCCGTGATGGGCGGCGACCAGGCGACGGGCACCCTGCTCGAAGTGGCCATCAAGAGCCTCGAACGCCAGGGCCATAAGGCCGATGCCGCAGAGCTCGAAGCGATGCGGTCGAAGATCAAGGCCGAGTACGATCGGCACATGGACGTGCGCTACGGCGCCGCCCGGCTGTGGGTCGACAAGATCATCGACCCGGCCCGCACGCGCGACGAGCTGGTCTGGGCCCTGGAAACCTGCACCCGGCACGTCCCTGACGAACCGTTCAAGCTCGGCGTGTTCCAGGTCTAG